The proteins below come from a single Gemmatimonadota bacterium genomic window:
- a CDS encoding response regulator yields MNVIIADDDPTMRLLLSRVVEQCGHHVVMAAADGVEAWEFYAVAPAPLIILDWEMPKMDGLQVCRHIRESMWSDDTFILVVTARDRSEDLTSVLDAGADDYMSKPVTPDNLKARLRIAERRIEVSRASRAAEQELRKARYLAGIGETSLALQHEINNPLAALLSHASLIEAKMVEPHEMDEMLGTIVQQAKRIGDVVKKLRELDNPRSVEYLGQSRMIDINPNSK; encoded by the coding sequence GTGAACGTAATCATTGCTGACGACGATCCGACCATGCGCCTGCTGCTCTCGCGGGTGGTGGAGCAGTGCGGGCATCATGTGGTCATGGCCGCTGCCGACGGCGTGGAAGCGTGGGAGTTCTACGCGGTGGCGCCGGCGCCGCTGATCATTCTCGACTGGGAAATGCCCAAAATGGACGGACTGCAGGTCTGCCGTCACATTCGGGAGTCGATGTGGTCGGATGACACCTTCATTCTGGTAGTGACGGCGCGCGACCGCAGCGAAGATCTCACCAGCGTCCTCGACGCGGGTGCCGATGACTATATGTCCAAGCCGGTGACGCCGGACAACCTCAAAGCGCGGCTACGCATTGCCGAGCGGCGGATTGAGGTGTCGCGGGCGAGTCGCGCCGCCGAGCAGGAGCTGCGCAAGGCGCGCTACCTCGCGGGGATTGGCGAGACATCGCTGGCGCTCCAGCACGAAATCAACAACCCCCTTGCCGCGCTGCTCTCGCACGCCTCTCTGATTGAGGCCAAGATGGTGGAGCCACACGAGATGGACGAGATGCTCGGTACCATCGTCCAGCAGGCCAAGCGCATTGGCGACGTGGTCAAGAAACTGCGCGAGCTCGACAATCCGCGCAGTGTCGAATACCTCGGGCAGTCGCGGATGATCGACATCAATCCCAACTCCAAGTAG
- the pruA gene encoding L-glutamate gamma-semialdehyde dehydrogenase, translating into MTSYPTSNVRRLPPISNEPIKSYAPGSPERAELKARLAAMEQECPDIPLVIGGREIRTGDVVKATSPHKHRHVTATWHRARPEDVHAAIKAAHDARREWASWRWEDRAGVLLKAADILAGPKRATLNAATMLGQSKTAFQTEIDAACETIDFWRFNVRFAAQILAEQPASSPGVWNQTDYRGLEGFVYAISPFNFTAIGANLPTAPALMGCTTIWKPAGTAILSAWHTLQILHEAGLPPGVINFVPGNAATITDILLADRNFGGVHFTGSTAVFNSMWKTIGQNIDTYKSYPRIVGETGGKDFIVAHPSADAAAIAVAIVRGGFEYQGQKCSAASRAYIPKSLWNEVRDRTLAMIADIRMGDPSDFRNFMGAVIDKKAFERIGGYLADAKQNAKVLAGGNTNGADGWFVEPTLIQTENPAYRLLCEEIFGPVVTVYVYDDAKWIETLQTVDQTSPYALTGAVFARDKNAVADAHRELHHAAGNFYINDKPTGAVVGQQPFGGARASGTNDKAGSKLNLTRWTSARTVKETFAPPTEYRYPFMSAE; encoded by the coding sequence ATGACGTCCTATCCCACCAGCAACGTCCGCCGTCTCCCGCCCATTTCGAACGAGCCCATCAAGAGCTACGCTCCGGGTTCTCCAGAACGTGCCGAACTCAAGGCGCGCCTCGCCGCCATGGAGCAGGAATGCCCCGACATCCCGCTCGTAATCGGCGGCCGCGAAATCCGCACGGGCGACGTCGTCAAGGCTACTTCCCCGCATAAGCACCGCCACGTGACCGCCACGTGGCACCGTGCTCGCCCGGAAGACGTCCACGCCGCCATCAAGGCCGCGCACGACGCCCGTCGCGAGTGGGCCTCCTGGCGCTGGGAAGACCGCGCCGGTGTGCTCCTGAAGGCCGCTGACATCCTCGCCGGCCCCAAGCGCGCCACGCTCAACGCCGCAACGATGCTCGGCCAGTCCAAGACCGCGTTCCAGACGGAAATCGATGCCGCCTGCGAGACGATCGACTTCTGGCGCTTCAACGTCCGCTTTGCCGCGCAGATCCTCGCCGAACAACCGGCGTCGAGCCCGGGGGTCTGGAACCAGACCGACTACCGCGGCCTCGAAGGGTTCGTGTACGCCATCTCGCCCTTCAACTTCACGGCGATCGGCGCCAATCTCCCCACAGCACCAGCGCTGATGGGATGCACCACCATCTGGAAGCCGGCCGGCACCGCGATTCTTTCCGCGTGGCACACGCTGCAGATCCTGCACGAAGCCGGCCTCCCGCCGGGCGTCATCAACTTCGTGCCGGGCAATGCCGCGACGATCACCGACATTCTCCTCGCCGATCGCAACTTTGGCGGCGTGCACTTCACGGGCAGCACGGCGGTGTTTAACTCGATGTGGAAGACCATCGGCCAGAACATCGACACGTATAAGTCGTATCCGCGCATCGTTGGAGAGACCGGCGGAAAGGACTTCATTGTGGCGCACCCGTCGGCCGACGCGGCCGCGATCGCCGTGGCGATCGTGCGCGGTGGCTTTGAATACCAGGGGCAGAAGTGCTCCGCCGCGAGCCGCGCCTACATCCCGAAGTCGCTCTGGAACGAAGTGCGCGACCGCACGCTCGCGATGATCGCCGACATCCGCATGGGCGACCCGAGCGACTTCCGCAACTTCATGGGCGCGGTGATCGACAAAAAGGCGTTCGAGCGCATTGGCGGCTACCTCGCCGACGCCAAACAGAATGCCAAGGTGTTGGCAGGTGGCAATACGAATGGCGCCGACGGCTGGTTCGTGGAGCCCACGCTCATTCAGACCGAGAACCCGGCCTATCGTTTGCTCTGCGAGGAAATCTTTGGCCCGGTCGTCACCGTGTATGTGTACGACGACGCCAAATGGATTGAGACGCTGCAGACGGTGGATCAGACCTCGCCGTACGCACTCACCGGCGCCGTCTTTGCGCGCGACAAAAACGCCGTGGCCGATGCGCATCGCGAACTGCATCACGCCGCCGGCAACTTCTACATCAATGACAAACCGACCGGTGCAGTGGTGGGCCAACAGCCGTTCGGTGGTGCCCGCGCGTCCGGCACCAACGACAAGGCCGGGTCCAAGCTCAACCTCACGCGCTGGACGAGCGCGCGCACGGTGAAGGAAACCTTCGCACCGCCGACCGAGTATCGCTATCCGTTTATGTCGGCCGAGTAA
- a CDS encoding PhzF family phenazine biosynthesis protein, translating to MSEFEYVTLDVFTDRKFGGNQLAVFPDARGIPEELLLTITREFNYSETTFCYPPVNPAHAANVRIFTPGAEVPFAGHPTVGTAIALVAGGKFGSPTGESRIVLEEKVGPIPVTVRIGSDGSAFAQFAVAKLPEVGPPAPSRSMLAKILSINTEDVLSARYAPEPVSCGLPFLIVGVTGLDALERARVRVEKWETTLQSAWAPDLFVFAKDPSGGDTHYRARCFVPSCSVPEDPATGSANACFAGYLAMRERAKDGAFRWTVDQGVEMGRASRIEIEADKVAGSVAAIRVGGSAVHVMRGTLHLD from the coding sequence ATGTCCGAGTTCGAGTACGTCACCCTAGATGTCTTCACCGATCGCAAGTTTGGCGGCAATCAACTTGCCGTCTTCCCCGACGCCCGCGGTATCCCCGAAGAGTTGTTGCTCACCATTACGCGCGAGTTCAACTATTCGGAAACGACGTTCTGCTATCCGCCCGTGAATCCCGCGCACGCCGCCAACGTGCGCATTTTCACACCGGGCGCTGAAGTGCCGTTCGCGGGACATCCCACGGTTGGCACGGCGATCGCGCTCGTGGCGGGCGGCAAGTTCGGATCGCCGACGGGTGAGTCGCGCATTGTGCTCGAAGAAAAAGTTGGACCGATTCCCGTCACGGTGCGCATCGGCAGTGACGGCAGTGCATTCGCCCAGTTCGCCGTTGCCAAGTTGCCAGAGGTGGGGCCGCCGGCACCGTCGCGTTCGATGCTCGCGAAAATTCTTTCGATCAACACTGAAGACGTCCTCAGCGCGCGCTATGCGCCGGAGCCTGTGAGCTGCGGACTCCCGTTCTTGATTGTCGGTGTCACGGGGCTCGACGCGCTCGAGCGTGCGCGTGTGCGCGTCGAGAAATGGGAAACCACCCTGCAGTCCGCGTGGGCACCGGATCTCTTCGTGTTCGCCAAGGATCCGTCGGGCGGCGACACACACTATCGCGCGCGCTGCTTTGTCCCGAGTTGCAGCGTCCCGGAAGATCCGGCAACGGGTTCGGCAAACGCCTGCTTTGCCGGCTATCTCGCCATGCGCGAGCGCGCCAAGGACGGCGCGTTTCGGTGGACCGTCGACCAGGGCGTCGAAATGGGGCGCGCCAGTCGCATTGAGATTGAAGCCGACAAAGTGGCGGGAAGCGTCGCGGCCATTCGCGTCGGTGGCTCGGCGGTACACGTCATGCGCGGCACGCTTCACCTCGACTGA
- a CDS encoding GGDEF domain-containing protein, which yields MSSDLSAIETQLSSAEILLWQGKFRRTFVLVVGLGTTALKWAGVIASNSVVAGRLGVHPALLIGLAMIGTYLIANEVFCAVIRRRGTAGRRAVAMAVLADMVLLFGILLVITPPTEYARGLILSIFTVQLTQLYFGSRATVYNLIVIGMAYTMVVLTAAEMGGLEVPAEHLWNLVLFMTGALLFARLQGQMTKRLARIIHVFERVQDGDFSEGYDEKLDHMPDAITVVGRAYNKMRTHLETIVLTDPVTGCFNRRGFEQLTTREVSRAVRGTHPMAVLAIDVDHFKLVNDEFGHLTGDEVLREMGALLRDTARLGDVVARIGGEEFEILAPDTELEGATILADRIHHAFETRPFASLGPNRKITVSIGIASEAARSDQVAKTLIARADEALYVAKRNGRHRTEVWHPGMRTFDGTAAGRRSMERTAVNEFPTV from the coding sequence GTGAGCAGCGATCTCTCGGCAATTGAAACCCAGTTATCGAGCGCCGAAATTCTCCTCTGGCAGGGGAAGTTTCGGCGCACCTTCGTGTTGGTGGTTGGCCTCGGCACGACGGCGCTGAAGTGGGCGGGAGTTATTGCGTCCAACTCGGTGGTCGCGGGCCGGCTTGGTGTGCACCCCGCCTTGCTCATTGGCTTGGCGATGATCGGCACCTACCTCATTGCCAACGAAGTGTTCTGCGCCGTGATTCGCCGGCGCGGTACCGCGGGAAGACGAGCCGTGGCGATGGCGGTGCTTGCCGATATGGTGCTGCTGTTCGGCATCCTGCTCGTGATTACGCCGCCCACAGAATATGCCCGCGGCCTGATCCTCTCGATATTTACGGTCCAGCTCACGCAGCTCTACTTTGGATCCAGAGCGACGGTGTACAACCTCATCGTGATAGGCATGGCCTACACGATGGTGGTGCTGACGGCGGCGGAGATGGGTGGGTTAGAGGTACCGGCCGAGCATCTCTGGAATCTTGTGCTGTTCATGACGGGCGCGCTGTTGTTCGCGCGCCTGCAGGGGCAGATGACGAAGCGCCTCGCTCGGATTATTCACGTGTTCGAACGCGTGCAGGATGGTGATTTCAGCGAAGGCTACGACGAAAAACTCGATCATATGCCCGACGCGATCACCGTGGTGGGGCGCGCCTACAATAAGATGCGCACCCATCTCGAGACGATCGTGCTCACCGATCCGGTGACGGGCTGCTTCAATCGTCGCGGCTTTGAGCAACTGACCACGCGCGAAGTATCGCGCGCCGTGCGCGGCACGCATCCGATGGCGGTGCTGGCGATTGACGTGGACCACTTTAAGCTTGTGAACGACGAGTTTGGCCATCTCACCGGCGACGAAGTGCTCCGCGAGATGGGCGCATTGCTCCGCGACACCGCGCGACTCGGTGACGTCGTGGCGCGCATTGGCGGTGAGGAGTTTGAGATTCTCGCGCCCGATACGGAACTGGAAGGGGCCACGATTCTCGCCGACCGCATCCATCACGCCTTTGAGACGCGACCCTTTGCGAGCCTTGGGCCGAATCGCAAGATCACGGTCAGTATTGGCATTGCGTCGGAAGCGGCGCGCAGCGATCAGGTGGCGAAGACGCTCATTGCGCGCGCGGACGAAGCGCTCTATGTGGCCAAGCGGAATGGACGTCATCGCACCGAGGTGTGGCACCCCGGCATGCGCACGTTCGATGGGACGGCCGCTGGCCGTCGCTCGATGGAACGCACAGCCGTGAACGAGTTTCCAACGGTATAA
- a CDS encoding BamA/TamA family outer membrane protein gives MLAFTPLILALQVSVGVRVGQDTALANAAKRARAETAAAMEESRGDRKRPVRRAVVTAELRRTAYRDEAARTLILRARSARLLQDSLLRSYDATTYQRISVGLGFKAFGRDRLAMRHEEATRVQWDRTAGAIVDVKGSRSVVPMAKGFSDSSDTEMTGTSSLPYYPGKEELWIGGSQVSRDEVDEREFVNPLKEGAEAYYFYETGDSVFMNLPDGKTLTLREIRIVARQPKWNVSVGSFWFDEGTAHLVRAVYRLSVPLDVWGMVDEQAKLAKADSAGADTLATGRVARGEGRGNGRGGPGGPPPRDRNRNNDGPPALVKAIMSPMKVEVSAITIEYGLYNQRFWLPRANAMEGMAQAGFMRIPITLEEKIRYAGVNALDAPITVPPITPSRLRVLRDSLEAAKSSQVVTDSLMKIARKVRVKELQEKHERECKANGFYTSEARRGEGAVPVFTRTPCDAVKLANSPDLPPSIYDPGDVVFGSADRDQLVKALTMGLQSGWAPQMPRLEYGLAYTRYNRVEGFGTGIGATMEFGSGYAAALRVRGSVADRAFNGELGMTRSNGRATIGATVYRRLGAMNDYGTPLSFGASLANVLYARDEGAYYRNWGAEIHGESQPFGRLEWRLFGEQQWKADVNTRWSLFGGANDDRFLANPAAQKATVYGGAARLVASAGLDPNGWRSLSDLRLEAAGGDYQYVRGLADLTVSHSLGVLGFSLNGAAGYTTGSVPVQRKFYLGGLQTVRGQTALTASGDAFWMARAELGLGNVGVRPVVFGDIGWAGDRKDFSKPGRPMSGAGAGISMLDGLIRMDLARGLYPAKQWRFDVYLEAKF, from the coding sequence ATGCTGGCTTTTACACCGCTTATTCTTGCTCTTCAGGTCTCCGTCGGGGTTCGCGTGGGGCAGGATACCGCGCTCGCGAACGCGGCAAAGCGCGCGCGCGCCGAGACGGCCGCCGCGATGGAGGAATCGCGCGGTGATCGAAAGCGTCCGGTGCGGCGTGCGGTGGTCACCGCCGAGTTACGGCGCACGGCGTACCGCGATGAAGCGGCGCGTACGCTGATTTTGCGTGCACGGTCGGCGCGACTGCTCCAGGACAGTCTGCTACGCAGTTACGACGCCACCACCTATCAGCGCATCTCGGTGGGGCTAGGGTTCAAGGCGTTTGGCCGCGACCGCTTGGCGATGCGCCACGAAGAAGCGACGCGTGTGCAGTGGGATCGCACCGCGGGGGCGATTGTGGATGTGAAGGGGAGTCGCAGTGTGGTGCCGATGGCGAAAGGATTCTCCGACAGCAGTGACACGGAAATGACCGGCACGTCCTCGCTGCCGTACTATCCGGGTAAAGAAGAGTTATGGATTGGCGGTAGTCAGGTGAGTCGCGATGAAGTGGATGAGCGCGAGTTCGTGAATCCGCTCAAGGAAGGGGCCGAGGCCTACTACTTCTACGAGACCGGCGATTCGGTGTTTATGAATTTGCCGGATGGTAAGACGCTCACGTTGCGCGAGATTCGTATTGTGGCGCGACAGCCCAAATGGAATGTGAGCGTGGGCAGTTTTTGGTTCGATGAAGGCACGGCGCATCTTGTGCGCGCGGTGTATCGCTTGAGTGTGCCGCTGGATGTGTGGGGAATGGTGGACGAGCAGGCGAAGTTGGCGAAGGCCGACAGCGCGGGCGCGGACACGCTGGCCACGGGTCGCGTTGCGCGGGGCGAAGGACGAGGCAACGGACGCGGAGGGCCCGGAGGGCCACCGCCGCGCGACCGCAACCGCAACAACGACGGTCCCCCCGCGCTGGTGAAGGCGATTATGTCGCCGATGAAAGTAGAAGTCTCGGCGATCACCATCGAGTACGGCCTCTACAATCAGCGCTTTTGGCTGCCGCGCGCCAACGCCATGGAAGGGATGGCGCAGGCCGGCTTTATGCGGATCCCGATTACGCTTGAAGAAAAAATCCGCTACGCCGGCGTCAACGCGCTCGACGCGCCGATCACCGTTCCGCCGATTACGCCGTCGCGACTCCGTGTGTTGCGCGACAGTCTCGAGGCCGCCAAGTCTTCGCAGGTGGTGACCGACTCGCTCATGAAGATCGCGCGCAAGGTGCGTGTGAAGGAGTTGCAGGAGAAGCACGAACGCGAATGCAAGGCGAACGGCTTCTATACAAGCGAAGCGCGCCGTGGTGAAGGAGCGGTGCCCGTCTTTACGCGCACGCCGTGCGACGCCGTCAAACTCGCGAACTCGCCGGATTTGCCGCCGTCGATCTACGATCCAGGCGACGTCGTGTTTGGCAGTGCCGATCGTGACCAATTGGTGAAAGCGCTGACGATGGGGCTGCAAAGCGGATGGGCGCCACAGATGCCGCGGCTCGAGTATGGGCTCGCGTACACGCGGTACAATCGCGTGGAAGGGTTTGGCACGGGGATCGGCGCGACGATGGAGTTCGGGAGCGGCTATGCCGCTGCGCTGCGCGTGCGCGGCTCGGTGGCGGATCGCGCCTTCAATGGCGAACTGGGGATGACGCGCAGCAATGGCCGCGCGACCATTGGGGCCACGGTCTACCGCAGACTCGGCGCGATGAACGACTACGGCACGCCGCTGAGTTTTGGCGCGTCGCTCGCCAATGTGCTCTACGCGCGTGACGAAGGTGCCTACTATAGGAACTGGGGTGCGGAGATTCATGGAGAATCGCAGCCGTTTGGGCGCCTTGAGTGGCGGCTCTTTGGCGAGCAGCAATGGAAGGCCGACGTGAACACGCGGTGGTCGCTCTTTGGCGGCGCCAACGATGACCGCTTCCTGGCGAACCCGGCGGCGCAGAAAGCGACGGTGTACGGTGGTGCGGCGCGGTTGGTGGCGAGCGCTGGACTTGATCCGAACGGGTGGCGCTCGCTCTCCGACCTGCGGCTCGAGGCGGCGGGCGGCGACTATCAATACGTGCGCGGTCTGGCCGACCTGACCGTGAGTCACAGTCTGGGAGTGCTGGGCTTTTCGCTCAATGGCGCGGCTGGCTACACGACCGGCTCGGTGCCCGTGCAGCGGAAATTCTATTTGGGCGGGCTCCAGACGGTGCGCGGACAGACGGCGCTCACCGCGAGTGGCGACGCGTTCTGGATGGCGCGCGCGGAGCTTGGACTCGGGAACGTTGGCGTGCGGCCGGTGGTGTTCGGGGACATCGGCTGGGCGGGGGATCGCAAGGATTTTTCGAAGCCCGGGCGTCCAATGTCAGGCGCCGGCGCCGGTATTTCGATGCTCGACGGTCTCATCCGTATGGACCTCGCCCGCGGCCTGTATCCAGCCAAGCAATGGCGGTTCGACGTGTACCTCGAGGCCAAGTTCTAA
- a CDS encoding pyridoxal-dependent decarboxylase, with amino-acid sequence MTTPADFGDVGAPEFRERAHELVEWIARYLDAPERYPVLPPLVPGATRNRLSPSPPKEAEPLARILADFETQVLPGLTHWNHPGFLAYFANTASAPGVLAEFLIAALNVNGMLWRTGPAATELEQLTTDWLRQLLGLSEGWFGMINDLASTSTLYALAAAREVDAELDVRRKGLAGRDLPVMRIYCSEHAHSSVDKAAMTLGIGFENVVRVKADAEFRMRPDALREAIAADRARGMKPIAVVATVGTTSITSVDPVPAIADICAAEKLWLHVDGAYAGVAGAVPELRHHLDGVDRADSFVVNPHKWLFTPMDCSVFFTRRPEVLKRAFSLVAAYLETAEQDVVVNYMDYGFQLGRRFRALKLWMVLRAFGADGIAARIRHHCELATMFAGWVRAESEWEIAAPHPFSTVCFRHVPAGLSLAEVNAHNARILDRVNESGDIFMSHTMLGPTYVLRVAIGNLRTGESHLARAWELLRGGAAV; translated from the coding sequence ATGACCACCCCTGCTGATTTCGGCGACGTCGGCGCGCCAGAGTTCCGCGAGCGCGCCCACGAACTCGTGGAATGGATTGCCCGCTACCTCGATGCCCCCGAGCGATATCCCGTGCTCCCGCCGCTGGTGCCGGGCGCCACGCGTAACCGCCTCAGTCCGTCCCCTCCCAAGGAGGCGGAGCCGCTCGCGCGTATCCTCGCTGACTTCGAAACGCAGGTTCTCCCGGGCCTCACCCACTGGAATCACCCTGGGTTTCTGGCCTACTTCGCCAACACAGCTTCGGCGCCCGGCGTCCTCGCCGAGTTCCTCATAGCTGCGCTGAATGTGAATGGCATGCTCTGGCGCACCGGTCCGGCCGCCACCGAACTCGAACAGCTGACGACCGACTGGCTCCGCCAACTCCTCGGCTTGAGCGAGGGATGGTTCGGCATGATCAACGACCTCGCCAGCACCAGTACGCTGTACGCCCTCGCCGCGGCGCGTGAAGTAGACGCCGAGCTCGACGTGCGCCGCAAAGGACTCGCTGGCCGCGACCTGCCGGTGATGCGCATCTACTGCTCCGAACACGCCCACTCCAGCGTGGACAAAGCCGCCATGACGCTCGGCATTGGCTTTGAAAATGTGGTGCGCGTGAAAGCGGACGCCGAGTTTCGCATGCGCCCCGACGCGCTGCGTGAAGCCATTGCTGCGGACCGTGCGCGCGGCATGAAGCCCATCGCTGTTGTCGCCACCGTTGGCACCACGAGCATCACGAGCGTCGACCCGGTGCCGGCGATCGCCGATATTTGCGCCGCCGAAAAACTCTGGCTGCATGTGGATGGCGCCTATGCCGGCGTCGCTGGCGCCGTGCCCGAACTGCGCCATCATCTCGACGGCGTCGACCGTGCCGACTCGTTTGTGGTGAACCCGCACAAATGGCTCTTCACGCCCATGGATTGCTCAGTGTTCTTCACTCGGCGCCCCGAGGTCCTCAAGCGCGCCTTCTCACTCGTCGCGGCGTATCTCGAAACCGCTGAGCAGGACGTCGTGGTCAACTACATGGACTACGGCTTTCAACTCGGCCGCCGTTTTCGCGCGCTCAAGCTGTGGATGGTGCTCCGCGCCTTTGGTGCCGACGGCATTGCCGCGCGCATTCGGCATCACTGCGAACTCGCCACGATGTTCGCCGGCTGGGTACGCGCGGAGTCCGAGTGGGAGATTGCAGCGCCGCATCCGTTCTCCACGGTCTGTTTTCGTCATGTGCCGGCAGGATTGTCGCTCGCCGAGGTGAATGCGCACAACGCGCGCATTTTGGATCGCGTGAATGAGAGCGGCGACATCTTCATGTCGCACACGATGCTCGGACCCACCTATGTGTTGCGCGTGGCGATCGGGAATTTGCGCACCGGCGAATCGCACTTGGCGCGCGCGTGGGAATTGCTGCGCGGCGGCGCGGCGGTGTAG